The proteins below come from a single Rosa rugosa chromosome 2, drRosRugo1.1, whole genome shotgun sequence genomic window:
- the LOC133732471 gene encoding vacuolar cation/proton exchanger 5-like encodes MSYKLPVEMESIDNESIHEFKDEILSIPEMKAQKSQPIQELGEGSFSGGLQAKGDKMWRNVVCRSIKTVVLSNKLNMLMPFGPLAIFVHIFTGHNGWVFFLTLLGITPLAERLGYATEQLAFYTGPTVGGLLNATFGNATELIISIYALKHGMLRVVQQSLLGSILSNMLLVLGCAFFSGGLVFQDKEQVFNKATAVVNSGLLLMAVMGLLFPAVLHYTHTEVHFGKSELALSRFSSCIMLLAYAIYLFFQLKSQKNLYVPLHEEGSQNEENADDDDETPEISKWESIIWLIIMTSWISFLSEYLVNAIKGASVAWKIPISFISVILLPIVGNAAEHASAIMFAMKDKLDISLGVAIGSSTQISMFGIPFCVVIGWIMGRPMDLNFQLFETATLFITVLVVAFLLQDGTSNYFKGLMLILCYLIVAASFFVHVDPSAADEAGT; translated from the exons ATGAGTTATAAGTTACCAGTTGAA ATGGAATCAATAGATAATGAATCGATACATGAATTCAAAGATGAGATTCTTTCTATTCCGGAGATGAAGGCTCAAAAGTCGCAACCCATTCAAGAATTGGGGGAAGGGTCCTTTTCAGGAGGTTTACAAGCTAAGGGTGATAAAATGTGGAGGAATGTTGTTTGTAGGAGTATAAAGACTGTAGTTTTGTCAAACAAACTCAACATGCTTATGCCTTTTGGGCCTCTAGCGATTTTTGTCCATATATTCACTGGCCATAAT GGGTGGGTCTTTTTCTTGACCTTGTTGGGTATAACTCCTTTGGCTGAGCGTTTAGGTTATGCTACAGA GCAGCTGGCATTCTATACTGGACCTACTG TTGGGGGTCTTTTAAATGCTACTTTTGGAAATGCAACAGAACTgattatatcaatttatgcacTGAAACATGGAATGTTACGCGTTGTTCAGCAGTCATTATTAGGCTCTATTCTGTCAAATATGCTGCTGGTGCTTGGATGTGCATTCTTCAGTGGTGGGCTTGTTTTTCAAGATAAGGAACAAGTGTTTAACAAG GCAACTGCTGTTGTGAACTCAGGCTTGCTATTAATGGCAGTCATGGGACTACTTTTCCCAGCTGTTCTGCACTACACTCACACTGAGGTGCATTTTGGGAAGTCGGAGTTGGCACTTTCAAGGTTTAGTAGTTGCATCATGCTTCTAGCATATGCCATATATCTTTTCTTCCAGTTAAAGAGTCAAAAGAATCTATATGTTCCTCTACATGAG GAAGGGAGTCAAAATGAAGAGAAcgcagatgatgatgatgagacaCCCGAGATTTCTAAATGGGAATCAATAATTTGGCTTATAATAATGACGAGTTGGATCTCATTCCTATCAGAATATTTAGTTAACGCCATAAAG GGAGCATCTGTAGCATGGAAAATCCCTATTTCATTTATTAGTGTTATCTTGCTCCCAATTGTGGGTAATGCTGCAGAGCATGCTAGTGCTATTATGTTTGCCATGAAGGACAAGCTT GACATTTCATTGGGAGTGGCAATAGGGTCATCGACACAGATATCTATGTTCGGG ATTCCTTTTTGTGTAGTTATTGGGTGGATTATGGGACGCCCTATGGACTTGAACTTTCAACTCTTTGAGACAGCCACACTTTTTATAACCGTCTTGGTTGTAGCCTTTTTACTGCAG GATGGAACCTCTAATTACTTTAAAGGGTTGATGCTTATTCTTTGTTATCTGATAGTTGCAGCAAGTTTCTTTGTTCATGTAGATCCTTCGGCTGCAG ATGAAGCTGGAACTTAG